The genomic window ACTTCACCGCGCCTTCCAGACCAACCTCATTCACGACCTCACTGCAGAGGGCTTTGCAGATACCTACGCGCAAACCATCACCTACGGCCTTTTCACTGCCGCACTGTCCAAGACCGACATGTACGGGGGACGCCACGGGACCGCCCTCATCGCCAGCAATATCATCGACATGGTGCCCGTCACCAATCCCTTCCTCAAAGAGATGCTGGCCACCTTCCTCAACGTTGGCGGGCGCAAGGGCGGCATCGATTTTGACGAACTCGGCATCCAGGACGTTGTCGAACTGCTGCGCGGCGACAAAACAGACCTTCCGGCCATCCGCGATGACTTCGGCAATCGCACTCAAGGCGAGGACCCAGTGATCCACTTCTACGAGCATTTTCTCAATGCTTACAACAAGAAGCTCCGTATCCAGCGCGGCGTCTTCTACACTCCCCAGCCTGTCGTTTCATATATCGTGCGCAGTGTACACGAGCTGCTGCAAACTGAATTCGGTCTTGCCGATGGTCTTGCAGACACCACTACCTGGGGCGAGATGAAGCAAAAGCATCCTCAGCTAAGATTGCCCACCACCTTCGACGACAAAAATAATGAACATGAAATTGACGAGGGCGAATACTTTGTGCAAATTCTTGATCCTGCTACCGGGACCGCGACCTTTCCAGTCGAGGTCATCGACGTCATCCATCGTACCCTTGTAGCGAAGTGGAAGAAGCTGCGCTACAGCGAGGCGCAGGTTCGTGATGCCTGGAACGAATATGTGCCAAAGCACCTGCTTCCACGTGTTCACGCCTTCGAATTGATGATGGCCCCATATGCGATCGCCCATATGAAAATTGGGCTCAAGCTTGCCGAGACTGGTTACCGCTTTGGAACCGAGGAACGTGCCCGCATCTACCTCACCAACGCACTGGAACCTTGGATGAGACAACTCCACCTTCCAGAATTCGACGCCCTCGCGCACGAATCCGCGGCGGTGAACAAAATCAAAAGAAATAAGCGTTTCACCATCGTTATTGGCAACCCGCCTTATTCTAATTTCGGCCAACTCAATAAAATTCCGTTCATCTTAGGCCTACTTGAAGACTACAAGCGCGGTCTTGATGAAAGAAAACTCAATCTTGATGACGATTTTATAAAGTTTCTTCGATTCTCACAACACCTACTCGATGCGACTGGCACAGGTATTTTGGGAATGATTACAAACAACGTTTTCATCGACGGCATAACCCATCGTCGTATGCGAGAATCTCTAAAAGCCAGCTTCAACGATATTCGGATTCTCGACTTGCATGGAAGCAGCAAAAAGTTGGAATGCTCGTCCGACGGGTCGAAAGAAGAAAACGTATTTGACATTCAACAGGGTGTCGGAATCTCACTGCTAACAAATTCACCAACTAGGTGTGATCAACCTATCTTGCATGACG from Prosthecobacter vanneervenii includes these protein-coding regions:
- a CDS encoding Eco57I restriction-modification methylase domain-containing protein gives rise to the protein MSSVPNLRQVRTFKDLIRYLEDELHWPLEGYEMEELTFDYEPADLGLKDDDAAKVKSIRQLRPLTSDQPWGIFFIEFDKKKLPVVVLRRILSHLVVKKRASANKAASKAWNADDLLFVSAFGPEDDDGREIGFAHFHQESGDLPSLRVLGWDGADTAMKLNAVATTLRERLRWPEKGEKIDAWQQRWAGAFKHRIDHIIRTSDMLAETMAALAKRIRDAASTIMQHETESGPLRKLHRAFQTNLIHDLTAEGFADTYAQTITYGLFTAALSKTDMYGGRHGTALIASNIIDMVPVTNPFLKEMLATFLNVGGRKGGIDFDELGIQDVVELLRGDKTDLPAIRDDFGNRTQGEDPVIHFYEHFLNAYNKKLRIQRGVFYTPQPVVSYIVRSVHELLQTEFGLADGLADTTTWGEMKQKHPQLRLPTTFDDKNNEHEIDEGEYFVQILDPATGTATFPVEVIDVIHRTLVAKWKKLRYSEAQVRDAWNEYVPKHLLPRVHAFELMMAPYAIAHMKIGLKLAETGYRFGTEERARIYLTNALEPWMRQLHLPEFDALAHESAAVNKIKRNKRFTIVIGNPPYSNFGQLNKIPFILGLLEDYKRGLDERKLNLDDDFIKFLRFSQHLLDATGTGILGMITNNVFIDGITHRRMRESLKASFNDIRILDLHGSSKKLECSSDGSKEENVFDIQQGVGISLLTNSPTRCDQPILHDELWGDRQTKHNALKCTTACKQTWTAISCLSPHFFFVPKSFDGLDEYASLPSIVLG